The nucleotide window CCGCACCGGAATCTGGTGCTGGGCGGCAAACGTGCGGACTTTCTCCAGCACGAGGCGCTTGCGCTTAACGCCGCGCACTTCGCGCAAACTCAGGGGGAAGCTGGTGCCATCTTTCAGCTTGAGGCGCAGCTGGCGGGGCAGCAACTCAATAGCGGCAATGGTTTCGGCCGGAAAAGCCTGCTTGGCCCGGAACAGGCCGCTCTTGTGCACGATGTAGGCAGGCGTGAACTCCAGGTAGCTCTGGGTGCCAAAAATAGGCGCGTTGTGCACCAGCACGTAGCCCAGGTACACCACGCTGAACACCAGAAACACGTAGTGCAAAAAGTGGAAGTCGCTGCTGCCTTCGCCGGAGATAATCAGCGCCAGTACGTAGCCCAGCCAGATAAGCCCGATGAACAGCTGCCCCCAGAACGGAATGCGCTGCGTGTTGGCGGGCTGAAGACGGAAACGGGTAGAAGCTGGAGGCATAAAAGCTTGGGAAGAGGAGAGAAGCCGCAAAAGTAAGAAGTTGTCGGTTGTGCAACACAGAACGACCAACAACTGCCTTTCGGCTTATTTCAGAGTGGCCGAGGCCAGCTCCATTTCGGGTACGGCTTTCAGGACCTGCGAAATGGGGCAGTTGTCCTTGGCTTTTTCGGCATACTGCTGAAACTCTTCCTGGGAGACGCCGGCAACTTCGCCTTCCGTCGTCAGGGAAATCTTTACGATTTTCGGTACCTCTCCCGAGGTATCCAGCGTCACCTTCGACTCGGTACGGATCTGCTGAACCTGCTTGCCGTCCTTGGTCAGAATGCTGGTCAGGAACATGGTATAGCAGCCAGCGTGGGCCGCCCCAATCAGCTCTTCGGGGTTGGTGCCTTTCTGGCCTTCAAACCGGGCGCCTACCGAGTAGGGCGCCTGCACCGTGCCGCTTTGGGTGGAAATTTCGCCGCTGCCTTTGATGTCGCCGTTCCAGACGGCCTTGCCACGTTGGTTGATCATATAGAGAAAGTATGAAAGGTGAATACTTGAGTAAAGTAAGTACGGCCTCCAACGTGTAAAGGATAAGTCGTTCGTCTATTTCAAAGAGGGAAACCCTATTTTTGACCGAAACTGGCAGTGCTGGGCCGATGGTGGTTTCTCACTCATTCACTCAATCACTCATTCATCATCCGTGGGAATCAAATCTGTTCTGAGCCGGCCGCTGGCCGCTTACGTAGCTCGCCAGTACGCCCGCTGGCAACAGGACCCCGTGGGTACCCAGCAGCGGATACTCCGTGAACTGCTGCGCCAGGGCGCCCGCACCAGCTTCGGCCGCGACCATGACCTGGGCACCGCCCGCAACGCGCAGGATCTGGCTGCCCGCGTGCCCGTGCGCGACTACGAGGGCCTGAAGCCCTACTTTGAGCGCCTGAAAACCGGCGAGGCCAACGTGCTCTGGCCGGGCAAGCCGCTGTACCTGGCCAAAACCAGCGGCACCACCTCCGGCGCTAAATACATTCCCATCACCAAGGACAGTATTCCCAACCACATCAACGGGGCCCGCGACGCGCTGCTCCATTATGTGCACCGCACCGGGAAAAGCCGTTTTCTGGATGGTAAGCTGATATTCCTGTCGGGCTCCCCAGAGCTGGAAACGGTGGGCGGCATCCATACGGGCCGGCTCTCGGGCATTGCCAATCACCACGTGCCGCCCTACCTGCGCCGCAACCAGCTGCCCAGCGACCAAACCAACATCATCGAAGACTGGGAGCAGAAGCTGGACCGCATCGTGGAAGAAACCCTGCGCCAGCCCATGACCCTCATTTCGGGGATTCCGCCCTGGGTGCAGATGTACTTCGACCGGATTGTACAGCGCGCGGGCCGGCCGGTGGGGGAGGTATTCCCGCAGTTCGACTTGTTCGTGTACGGGGGTGTCAACTTCGAGCCCTACCGCAAAAAGCTGTTCGAAACCATTGGCCGGCCAGTGGATAGCATAGAGCTGTTTCCGGCCTCGGAAGGGTTTCTGGCGTTTCAGGATGAGCCCGGCAACCCAGGCCTGCTCCTGCTGCTGAATGCCGGTATTTTCTACGAGTTCATCCCCGCTGAGCGGTTTTTTGAGCCCAACCCGCTCCGCCTCACCATTGCTGAGGTGGAACTGGATCAGCAGTATGCTGTGGTGCTGAATAGCAACGCCGGCCTCTGGGGCTACTCCCTCGGCGACACCGTGCGCTTCACCCAGAAATATCCGTTTCGGGTGGTCGTCACGGGCCGCATCAAGCACTTTCTGTCGGCTTTTGGGGAGCATGTGATTGGGGAGGAAGTGGAGCAGGCCCTGCGGGAGGCCATGCGCCAGCACCCCGAGGCCGAAGTGGTGGAGTTTACGGTAGCACCCCGCGTAAGCGACGACCCCGCCGTTCTTTCCCGCCACGAGTGGCTGATTGAGTTTGCTCATCCGCCCCGCTCCCTCGTCACCTTTGCCGAAGCCCTGGATGCGGGCCTGCGCCAGCGCAACGTATATTACGACGACCTGCTGGCCGGCAACATCTTGGCCCCGCTGCTGCTCACGCCTCTGCCAGCCGGGGCCTTTCAGCGCTACATGAAAAGCCAGGGCAAGCTCGGGGGCCAAAACAAAGTGCCGCGCCTGAGCAACGACCGAAAGTTGGCGCAAGGGCTGACCTTACCATAGTTTATCATCGTCTGCGAAGTAGCGGCAGAAGTGCCCG belongs to Hymenobacter sp. J193 and includes:
- a CDS encoding GH3 auxin-responsive promoter family protein, which produces MGIKSVLSRPLAAYVARQYARWQQDPVGTQQRILRELLRQGARTSFGRDHDLGTARNAQDLAARVPVRDYEGLKPYFERLKTGEANVLWPGKPLYLAKTSGTTSGAKYIPITKDSIPNHINGARDALLHYVHRTGKSRFLDGKLIFLSGSPELETVGGIHTGRLSGIANHHVPPYLRRNQLPSDQTNIIEDWEQKLDRIVEETLRQPMTLISGIPPWVQMYFDRIVQRAGRPVGEVFPQFDLFVYGGVNFEPYRKKLFETIGRPVDSIELFPASEGFLAFQDEPGNPGLLLLLNAGIFYEFIPAERFFEPNPLRLTIAEVELDQQYAVVLNSNAGLWGYSLGDTVRFTQKYPFRVVVTGRIKHFLSAFGEHVIGEEVEQALREAMRQHPEAEVVEFTVAPRVSDDPAVLSRHEWLIEFAHPPRSLVTFAEALDAGLRQRNVYYDDLLAGNILAPLLLTPLPAGAFQRYMKSQGKLGGQNKVPRLSNDRKLAQGLTLP
- a CDS encoding OsmC family peroxiredoxin, which produces MINQRGKAVWNGDIKGSGEISTQSGTVQAPYSVGARFEGQKGTNPEELIGAAHAGCYTMFLTSILTKDGKQVQQIRTESKVTLDTSGEVPKIVKISLTTEGEVAGVSQEEFQQYAEKAKDNCPISQVLKAVPEMELASATLK